Proteins from a single region of Paraburkholderia aromaticivorans:
- a CDS encoding type IV toxin-antitoxin system AbiEi family antitoxin: MEKSAHSQKATARLTYEAEVAEELCAALAEATDGQIVTRQAEHLTGDGLRLDRLITLLAGGKSADIAVETLRHAYPRDIREAVWKLDEYKLASERQQDLITLVAAESLSPGARDLLRKRGIGYFERNGNLFLRWRNWFINIERPEQASARKEATALFTDSREMVVHALLVHRNEWLTGGELAYMTQSSSYTCSVVLQELERREWCESSGAGRTLRRRLTKPRQLLDAWAEHWTKRKEQRTRWYLFADRPELLLTHLTYKIDKGGFSFDLAFTGTAAANVYAPLLTSVDTAEIIIPPGHAEQLAKTLQLKPADKGANVTLVERSGASLLFRDVHPEYPSYFASPFILYLDLLDGRGRNKELAQHVLERLEL; this comes from the coding sequence ATGGAAAAGTCCGCTCACAGTCAGAAGGCGACCGCCCGCCTCACCTACGAGGCCGAGGTTGCGGAGGAGCTCTGCGCCGCTCTCGCAGAGGCCACAGACGGGCAGATCGTTACCCGGCAGGCCGAACATCTGACCGGAGACGGACTGCGGCTCGACCGCCTGATCACGCTTCTTGCCGGAGGCAAATCGGCCGATATCGCCGTGGAAACGCTTCGCCACGCCTATCCGCGGGATATCCGGGAGGCAGTGTGGAAGCTCGACGAATACAAGCTCGCCTCCGAGCGCCAGCAGGATTTGATCACCCTGGTTGCCGCTGAGTCGCTGAGCCCTGGCGCAAGGGATTTGCTCCGAAAGCGCGGGATCGGCTATTTCGAGAGGAATGGCAACCTGTTTCTGCGTTGGCGCAATTGGTTCATCAACATTGAACGCCCAGAGCAGGCGTCGGCAAGGAAGGAAGCCACCGCTCTGTTCACCGACTCGCGCGAAATGGTAGTTCACGCGCTGCTGGTGCACCGAAACGAATGGCTTACCGGGGGCGAACTCGCCTATATGACTCAGAGCTCGTCCTATACGTGCTCCGTGGTGCTGCAGGAATTGGAGCGGCGTGAATGGTGCGAGTCCAGCGGGGCTGGCCGCACCCTTCGACGGCGGCTGACGAAGCCGAGGCAGCTGCTGGACGCTTGGGCCGAGCACTGGACAAAGCGCAAGGAGCAACGCACCCGCTGGTACTTATTCGCGGATCGCCCCGAGTTGCTGCTCACGCACTTGACGTACAAGATCGACAAGGGCGGGTTCTCGTTCGACTTGGCATTCACTGGCACGGCCGCCGCCAACGTCTACGCTCCATTGCTTACCAGCGTTGATACCGCCGAGATCATTATCCCGCCGGGGCACGCAGAGCAGCTTGCGAAGACGCTGCAACTCAAGCCGGCCGACAAGGGCGCAAACGTCACCCTGGTCGAGCGCAGCGGCGCGAGCCTATTGTTTCGCGACGTACATCCCGAGTACCCGTCTTATTTCGCCAGCCCCTTCATCCTCTACCTCGACCTGCTCGACGGACGCGGCAGAAACAAGGAACTGGCCCAACACGTTCTCGAACGACTGGAGCTATAA
- the flhC gene encoding flagellar transcriptional regulator FlhC — protein sequence MTGAARKSVLGEVREVTLAIELIELGARLQLLESETSLSRERLTKLYKEIKGESPPKGMLPFSTDWFMTWQPNIHSSLFYNIYLFMLREARCDSIQAMVKGYRLYLENVERDNDEAVLTLTRAWTLVRFFDSGLVTMAPCTRCGGKFVMHAHDPHHGYVCGLCAPPSRAGKTRKAAVTA from the coding sequence ATCACCGGCGCGGCCCGAAAGAGCGTGCTCGGCGAGGTTAGGGAGGTCACCCTGGCGATCGAACTGATCGAGCTCGGTGCGCGGTTGCAACTGCTGGAGTCCGAGACCAGCCTGTCGCGCGAGCGTCTGACAAAGCTCTACAAGGAGATCAAGGGCGAGTCGCCACCGAAAGGCATGCTGCCGTTCTCGACCGACTGGTTCATGACGTGGCAGCCGAACATCCATTCCTCGCTGTTCTACAACATCTACCTCTTCATGCTGCGGGAGGCTCGCTGCGATTCGATCCAGGCGATGGTGAAGGGTTACCGGCTCTACCTGGAAAACGTCGAGCGGGACAACGACGAAGCGGTGCTGACTCTCACGCGCGCCTGGACGCTGGTGCGCTTCTTCGATTCGGGTTTGGTCACGATGGCGCCGTGCACGCGCTGCGGCGGGAAATTTGTCATGCACGCACACGATCCGCATCACGGCTACGTGTGCGGCCTTTGCGCGCCGCCGTCGCGGGCCGGCAAAACCCGCAAGGCAGCGGTGACGGCCTGA
- a CDS encoding Eco57I restriction-modification methylase domain-containing protein, with translation MRYQTQSANSQGLLLFEDEETAARRAAIDELHVRTAIYTASPVVDDLLNRLGWPDGNGRLVDPSCGDGMFLARALDALLAARPAGFDPRGQIEGWEIHPAACVDARSRVAVVLASHGWSPARAAMLANDMVHNRDFLTDGPTTPQWDIVAGNPPYLRAANVPDLLRNEYSRHVPDYARADMLHSFLERCSRTVRPAGRIGLVTADRWMVNAGASRLRERLGQRLSLAHVERLSAETAFYRPKQRRAGSPPRVHPVAVVLVSDDGAGQNLSGKPIHPGVDESRYEDMQLLGDFADVRIAPWLGTEGVFVVDAATARSLPPECLVPAVDTDDIQNGKLGTPTRWAIRTYPGEEPAPEVMAHLASRMHLMAKRGRQGKVWMPPESFHTFDLSRESLIVPRIAKTPKAVRVPPGILPINHNLSIVAGGAATLDEVEQALASPIAAEWARDYAQRLEGGYLSLTTTLLRRMPMANVPA, from the coding sequence ATGCGCTATCAAACCCAATCCGCGAATTCTCAAGGCCTGCTCCTGTTCGAAGACGAAGAAACCGCCGCGCGGCGAGCCGCGATCGACGAGCTGCACGTCCGGACCGCGATCTACACCGCCAGCCCCGTCGTCGATGACCTGCTCAACCGCCTCGGCTGGCCGGACGGGAACGGCCGTCTCGTGGATCCGAGTTGCGGCGACGGCATGTTCCTCGCGCGTGCGCTCGACGCGCTGCTCGCCGCCAGGCCGGCAGGGTTCGATCCGAGAGGCCAGATCGAGGGGTGGGAGATTCACCCGGCGGCGTGCGTCGATGCGCGATCGCGCGTTGCGGTCGTTCTTGCCTCGCACGGCTGGTCACCAGCCCGCGCGGCGATGCTGGCCAACGACATGGTCCACAACCGGGATTTCCTGACGGACGGGCCGACGACGCCCCAGTGGGACATCGTGGCCGGCAACCCGCCGTATCTGCGCGCCGCCAACGTGCCCGATCTGCTCCGGAACGAATACAGCCGCCACGTGCCGGACTACGCGCGGGCCGACATGCTGCACAGCTTCCTCGAGCGTTGCAGCCGCACGGTGCGCCCGGCGGGCCGTATCGGGCTAGTGACGGCGGACAGGTGGATGGTCAACGCAGGAGCGAGCCGTCTGCGCGAGCGGCTCGGCCAGCGCCTGTCGCTCGCCCACGTGGAACGTCTGAGTGCCGAGACGGCGTTCTACCGGCCAAAACAGCGCCGCGCCGGCTCGCCGCCGCGCGTGCATCCGGTGGCCGTGGTGCTCGTATCCGACGACGGCGCCGGGCAGAACCTGAGCGGCAAGCCGATCCATCCGGGTGTGGATGAGTCCCGCTACGAGGACATGCAGCTGCTCGGTGACTTCGCGGACGTGCGCATCGCGCCGTGGCTCGGTACTGAAGGGGTGTTCGTGGTCGACGCTGCGACGGCTCGCAGCCTGCCACCCGAGTGCCTGGTGCCGGCCGTCGATACGGACGATATCCAGAACGGAAAGCTCGGCACGCCGACACGCTGGGCGATCCGCACGTACCCCGGCGAGGAACCCGCGCCGGAAGTTATGGCGCATCTGGCGAGCCGGATGCACCTGATGGCCAAACGCGGCCGGCAGGGCAAGGTATGGATGCCGCCGGAGTCCTTTCACACGTTCGATCTGTCGCGCGAGTCGCTGATCGTGCCGCGGATCGCGAAGACGCCCAAGGCCGTGCGCGTGCCGCCGGGCATCCTGCCGATCAATCACAATCTGAGCATCGTCGCCGGCGGCGCGGCCACGCTCGATGAGGTCGAGCAGGCGCTGGCGTCCCCAATCGCGGCAGAGTGGGCGCGGGACTACGCGCAGCGCCTTGAAGGCGGTTACCTGTCTCTTACGACGACGCTCCTGCGGCGCATGCCGATGGCGAATGTCCCGGCCTGA
- a CDS encoding DNA ligase — translation MPLPVIEASDLMLATVRKQPFSDEEWLFELKYDGFRCLVRKSSRTVDLVSRAGNPLNVSFPEIVEAVAAVRGEFVIDAELTVDEESGRSSFDRLQRRAVTKRAISVRAAMRENPARLYVFDVLALGSNDLRKLPLSERIRHLRDAFESTQTMLHASGIVGAGEWVFDQVRMRDLEGMVAKRLASPYTRGRTRDWLKVKNPGYSRRAALGFGKEA, via the coding sequence ATGCCGCTGCCCGTCATTGAAGCATCCGACCTGATGCTTGCAACGGTCCGCAAGCAGCCATTCTCCGATGAGGAATGGCTTTTCGAACTGAAATATGACGGTTTTCGTTGCCTTGTGCGCAAGTCGAGCCGCACCGTCGATCTTGTGAGTAGGGCGGGTAATCCGCTGAACGTCTCGTTTCCCGAGATCGTGGAGGCAGTGGCGGCGGTTCGCGGCGAGTTCGTTATTGATGCGGAGCTTACCGTCGATGAAGAATCAGGGCGCTCGTCGTTCGACCGCTTGCAGAGGCGAGCGGTCACGAAGCGTGCGATAAGCGTTCGTGCGGCGATGCGCGAGAATCCGGCGCGGCTCTATGTATTCGACGTGCTGGCGTTGGGCAGCAACGATCTTCGCAAGTTGCCACTGTCCGAACGCATTCGCCATTTGCGTGATGCTTTTGAGAGCACCCAGACGATGCTCCACGCGAGTGGCATTGTAGGTGCAGGCGAGTGGGTTTTCGATCAAGTGCGCATGCGGGACCTGGAAGGGATGGTTGCAAAGAGGCTGGCGTCGCCGTACACACGTGGGCGGACTCGCGATTGGCTCAAGGTGAAGAATCCGGGCTACAGCCGCCGTGCCGCATTAGGGTTCGGCAAGGAAGCTTGA
- a CDS encoding SOS response-associated peptidase family protein: MCYSAQIEADYRKYVREFGADLDIDEFTHLFFERVQGSKVLVPKGVEDAFAHPATDKERQAKTFIDEFRAQQVTKLEQAIFKQRERLAKAERVLQTKVTKAATEDKRIATNKIDWSLRQLEDLRRTTPKDRDSRIFPSHYAPVMVMENGRRVVKPMRYLCRIAGKPANYDVRFPGTYNSRLDNLEGFWKPLFGHTHGILIVDKFFENVKRHNLEHRELAEGEEEENVVLEFAPNPQHRMLVACLWSHWSNGKDPDLLSFAAITDEPPPEVAAAGHNRCIIPIKPENVDAWLNPDPANLAAQYAILEDRDRPYYEHRLAA, encoded by the coding sequence GTGTGCTATTCGGCTCAGATTGAGGCGGATTACCGGAAGTACGTGAGGGAATTCGGCGCGGACCTGGACATCGACGAGTTCACTCACCTCTTCTTTGAGCGCGTCCAGGGCAGCAAGGTGCTGGTGCCGAAAGGCGTCGAGGACGCGTTCGCCCATCCGGCGACGGACAAGGAGCGCCAGGCGAAGACTTTCATCGACGAATTTCGTGCGCAGCAGGTGACGAAGCTCGAGCAGGCCATCTTCAAGCAGCGCGAGCGACTGGCCAAGGCAGAGCGCGTGCTGCAAACCAAGGTGACCAAGGCCGCCACCGAAGACAAGCGCATCGCGACCAACAAGATCGACTGGTCACTACGCCAGCTAGAGGATCTTCGCCGCACCACGCCGAAAGACCGCGATTCGCGTATCTTCCCCAGCCACTACGCGCCGGTGATGGTGATGGAGAACGGACGGCGCGTCGTCAAGCCGATGCGGTATCTCTGCCGCATTGCGGGCAAGCCGGCCAATTACGATGTACGCTTCCCCGGGACTTATAACTCGCGGCTCGACAACCTCGAGGGCTTCTGGAAGCCGCTCTTTGGCCACACGCACGGCATCCTCATCGTGGACAAGTTCTTCGAGAACGTGAAGCGTCACAATCTGGAGCACCGGGAACTCGCCGAGGGCGAAGAGGAAGAAAACGTGGTGCTGGAGTTCGCACCGAATCCGCAGCATCGGATGCTTGTTGCCTGCCTGTGGTCGCACTGGTCGAACGGCAAGGATCCTGACCTACTCTCCTTCGCCGCCATCACCGACGAGCCCCCACCCGAGGTGGCGGCCGCCGGCCACAACCGGTGCATCATCCCGATCAAGCCCGAGAACGTCGACGCCTGGCTCAACCCGGATCCGGCGAACCTCGCGGCGCAGTACGCAATTCTTGAAGACCGCGACCGACCCTATTATGAGCACCGACTCGCCGCCTGA
- a CDS encoding DUF4326 domain-containing protein yields MPERVQLKRTKGWRMPPNTVKVDRTTKWGNPFVVGKEAPFLPGCIVRDRRHAWSLYLGFAPLNERLVAAARVELRGKNLGCWCPKPTQPYEDDCCHASVLLKLANEKA; encoded by the coding sequence ATGCCTGAGCGCGTGCAGCTGAAGCGAACCAAGGGATGGCGCATGCCTCCGAATACCGTCAAGGTGGACCGCACAACGAAGTGGGGTAATCCATTCGTCGTCGGGAAAGAGGCTCCGTTTCTGCCGGGTTGCATCGTTCGGGATCGTCGGCACGCCTGGAGCCTGTACCTTGGCTTCGCGCCGCTGAATGAGCGGCTCGTCGCGGCGGCACGTGTCGAGCTCCGCGGGAAGAATCTCGGGTGCTGGTGCCCGAAACCCACGCAGCCATACGAGGACGATTGCTGCCACGCGAGCGTGCTGCTGAAGCTGGCGAACGAAAAAGCGTGA
- a CDS encoding NADAR family protein translates to MKQAIEFYRANEKPYGAFSNLFRREIEINDSRFPTVEHAYQSLKPRDPRVRDWLMSAPSPSLVALAAHVLPSNDADPTEIMGRTADALLGFHTRPGWSRLRYPWMLACLRSKFMQHADLRELLLATGDTQIVEAGRIDDDAGRRWGIVNGRGQNYLGRMLMRVRAELAGTVFPDADLDARLHDGADPLRAALNISIATAIANAA, encoded by the coding sequence ATGAAACAGGCGATCGAATTTTACCGAGCCAATGAAAAGCCTTACGGTGCGTTCAGCAACCTCTTTCGGCGCGAGATCGAGATCAACGATTCGCGATTCCCGACCGTTGAGCACGCGTACCAGTCACTTAAGCCACGCGATCCGCGCGTACGCGACTGGTTGATGTCCGCGCCGTCGCCGTCGCTCGTTGCACTCGCCGCCCACGTCCTGCCTTCAAACGATGCAGATCCTACCGAGATCATGGGGCGGACGGCCGATGCGCTGCTCGGCTTCCATACCCGTCCGGGCTGGTCGCGGCTGCGCTACCCGTGGATGCTTGCCTGTCTGCGTTCGAAGTTTATGCAGCATGCCGATCTGCGCGAGTTGCTGCTCGCAACAGGCGATACCCAGATTGTCGAGGCCGGCCGAATCGACGACGACGCCGGTCGTCGGTGGGGAATCGTCAATGGCCGTGGCCAGAATTATCTCGGACGGATGCTCATGCGCGTTCGCGCCGAGCTCGCTGGAACGGTCTTTCCGGACGCTGATCTGGATGCTCGCCTTCACGATGGCGCGGATCCCCTGCGTGCAGCGTTGAACATCTCGATCGCAACAGCTATTGCAAATGCAGCATGA
- a CDS encoding DUF7662 domain-containing protein, whose product MSKYAPLADYLRNLDRNEVTLSFDEIERILGFSLPPTASRFRPYWSNSGVKDGHPGRLWRDAGWRQVRIDLTGRHVSFRRADAMTSDLESKTIPDRSEDQPSATGLTRRHERFLEAEHNR is encoded by the coding sequence ATGTCCAAATATGCCCCCCTCGCAGACTACCTCCGCAATCTTGACCGGAACGAAGTCACGCTCTCTTTCGACGAGATCGAACGGATCCTCGGCTTCTCCCTGCCTCCGACCGCCAGCCGGTTCCGGCCGTACTGGTCCAATTCCGGCGTGAAAGACGGACATCCGGGCCGGCTATGGCGCGACGCGGGTTGGCGCCAGGTCCGGATAGACCTCACTGGCCGGCATGTCTCCTTCCGTCGCGCCGATGCGATGACGTCCGACCTGGAAAGCAAGACCATTCCGGATCGGTCCGAGGACCAGCCATCGGCAACGGGCTTGACTCGCCGCCACGAGCGTTTTCTTGAAGCTGAACACAATCGCTAG
- a CDS encoding Y-family DNA polymerase: protein MGRGDVLHQGVAVKTSRPVALIDGNSFYCSCERVFRPALVGRPLIVLSNNDGCAIARTAEAKALGIKMGQPWFEIRHLERDAGLVALSANFELYADISDRMMAIIGQFGPDQHIYSIDESFLFVDGIRDNLTDYAQQMRARVLQWVGIPTCVGIGSTYTQAKLANHVAKKRPHWNGVCDLTAMPRGALATLMREVDVGNVWGVGPRLAPRLRELGIASALDLARAAPEAIAGEFSVVLARTVRELRGTPCIDLGADTAPRKQIMTSRSFGRVVLDQAELAEAIAEFAERAAHRLRAQRSRAGALQVFIRNSPFREREAPFSAATSIRLTPATQDTRQIVQAARYALRGIFRQGVRYAKAGVMLFDLSSVDVEQLELFGADEPMTGNGRDPQALMQTIDALNARFGRGTVKLAGAGLAQEWRHRPERLTPAYTTDWNQLPIVRA, encoded by the coding sequence ATGGGGCGTGGCGACGTTTTGCATCAAGGCGTTGCCGTGAAGACGTCGCGCCCCGTCGCGCTGATCGACGGCAACAGTTTCTATTGCTCGTGCGAACGGGTGTTCCGCCCGGCGCTCGTCGGCAGGCCGCTAATCGTTCTGTCAAACAACGACGGCTGCGCGATCGCACGCACGGCAGAAGCCAAGGCACTTGGGATCAAGATGGGCCAGCCTTGGTTCGAGATTCGCCACCTGGAGCGCGACGCAGGCCTCGTCGCACTCTCCGCGAATTTCGAACTGTACGCGGACATCAGCGATCGCATGATGGCCATCATCGGGCAGTTCGGGCCTGACCAGCATATTTACAGCATCGACGAGTCGTTTCTGTTCGTCGACGGCATTCGTGACAACCTGACCGACTACGCGCAACAGATGCGCGCTCGCGTGCTGCAATGGGTCGGCATCCCAACGTGCGTAGGCATCGGCTCAACCTACACCCAGGCTAAGCTCGCCAATCATGTAGCCAAGAAGCGGCCGCACTGGAACGGCGTGTGCGACCTCACTGCGATGCCGCGCGGTGCGCTGGCGACCCTGATGAGGGAAGTCGACGTCGGCAACGTATGGGGTGTAGGGCCGCGCTTAGCGCCGCGGCTGCGCGAACTGGGCATCGCGTCAGCACTCGACCTCGCACGCGCCGCCCCCGAGGCGATTGCGGGCGAGTTTTCGGTGGTCCTTGCCCGGACTGTTCGCGAGCTGCGCGGCACGCCCTGCATCGACCTGGGCGCGGACACTGCGCCGCGCAAGCAGATCATGACGTCGCGCTCGTTCGGCCGCGTCGTGCTCGATCAAGCCGAACTCGCCGAGGCGATCGCGGAATTTGCTGAGCGCGCTGCGCACCGTCTGCGCGCGCAGCGCTCGCGTGCGGGCGCGCTGCAGGTCTTCATCCGCAACAGCCCGTTTCGGGAGCGGGAAGCGCCTTTCTCCGCCGCGACCTCGATCCGACTGACACCGGCAACCCAAGACACCCGGCAGATCGTCCAAGCCGCACGATACGCGCTACGCGGAATTTTCAGGCAAGGGGTCCGCTATGCGAAAGCGGGCGTGATGCTGTTCGACCTCAGTTCGGTCGATGTCGAGCAACTGGAGCTGTTCGGGGCCGACGAGCCAATGACGGGCAATGGCCGAGATCCGCAAGCGCTGATGCAGACGATCGACGCACTGAACGCGCGCTTTGGTCGCGGCACCGTGAAGTTAGCCGGCGCTGGACTCGCGCAGGAGTGGCGGCACCGACCGGAGCGGCTAACACCAGCCTATACGACCGATTGGAACCAACTGCCGATCGTACGTGCTTAG
- a CDS encoding LexA family protein has product MSATPDPNAAPQIDCGKPVHVAEVLARVPAGFPSPAQDHAVSRIDLNQVLIRHQLATYFLTVSGPSMRDAGIDDGDRLIVDRAVRPSHGDIVVAVVDGELTVKRLYQRGGIVKLEAANPTFPDLRPRDGNVLEIWGVATFCIKALP; this is encoded by the coding sequence ATGTCCGCCACCCCGGACCCCAACGCCGCGCCACAGATCGACTGCGGCAAGCCCGTGCACGTGGCCGAAGTTCTCGCGCGCGTTCCGGCGGGCTTCCCATCACCCGCGCAGGACCACGCAGTTTCACGTATCGACCTGAATCAGGTCCTGATCCGCCACCAGCTCGCGACCTATTTCCTGACCGTCAGCGGCCCGTCGATGCGCGACGCGGGAATCGACGACGGCGATCGCCTGATCGTCGATCGCGCGGTGCGACCGAGCCACGGCGATATCGTCGTGGCGGTGGTCGACGGTGAACTGACCGTCAAGCGGCTCTATCAACGCGGCGGCATCGTCAAACTGGAGGCCGCCAATCCCACGTTCCCGGACCTCCGCCCACGTGACGGTAACGTGCTCGAAATATGGGGCGTGGCGACGTTTTGCATCAAGGCGTTGCCGTGA
- a CDS encoding RES family NAD+ phosphorylase: MTGLHAPGAAEPFTVLPISREDVPAWYHAYCTHPHGTASTTFSEGWGNTRFAPINLPDGSPVHTWYAASSFECAIMESLFHDVTLNPPGVFYLDRLTNYRIAKVLLPDPIHCVSFHTPYLPALELARADLIDSIPAKYPQTRQWSQAAHDQCPTAEGIAYGSRRNDAGRCVMLFGQRLSSPGLYVLGDDSLAVDPLRSKVLQLADSLKISVI; encoded by the coding sequence ATGACCGGCCTGCACGCACCTGGTGCGGCGGAGCCGTTCACCGTCCTGCCCATTTCCAGAGAGGATGTACCGGCTTGGTATCACGCATATTGCACCCACCCTCACGGCACGGCGTCGACCACGTTCTCCGAAGGCTGGGGCAATACGCGGTTCGCGCCGATCAATCTCCCGGACGGTTCGCCCGTCCACACGTGGTACGCGGCGAGCTCGTTCGAGTGCGCCATCATGGAGTCGCTTTTCCACGATGTGACGCTCAATCCGCCTGGGGTGTTCTATCTCGACCGGTTGACGAATTACCGGATCGCGAAGGTGCTTCTGCCTGACCCGATCCATTGCGTCAGCTTCCATACGCCGTATCTGCCCGCCCTGGAACTGGCGCGGGCCGATCTGATCGATAGCATCCCGGCCAAGTATCCGCAGACCCGCCAGTGGTCGCAAGCCGCGCACGATCAATGCCCCACGGCGGAGGGGATCGCGTACGGCTCCCGCAGGAATGACGCCGGCCGGTGCGTCATGCTTTTCGGGCAGAGGCTGTCATCACCCGGTCTCTACGTTCTCGGCGATGACTCACTGGCGGTCGATCCGCTCCGGAGTAAGGTATTGCAGCTGGCGGACAGCCTGAAGATCTCCGTCATCTGA
- a CDS encoding nuclease-related domain-containing protein, producing the protein MLIKSADDKEALIRTLEAIKRVPGLSAHKRMLVEQELRTTIAGVRGEADTAYEIEFYLGESQNTMILHDLRFELEDGRSVQIDHLLIHRTGKIWVLESKRVAKGIKITEDGEFLRWNGRTYDGMASPLEQNRRHVEVLRAVLRHVKSSFEIRSIHSYVVVSSKARIDRPRKGKFDTALIVKADLLLQNFDKDLDKLGFFDVVGAIFASGGHKDLAQELVTLHRPIEFDYAARFDVPREAIERQLNPTPATIVSPAATDKQAESAAAPKVAAAPKSSPDSMSWPDGYGPDIPADKWVPPSVRGTFAGQSSPAESVMTAQRASSEAGPQSSGDHRCRHCRSTALMVTYGQYGYYFKCQDCEGNTPIKVSCGHDGHKERIRKEGEKFYRECAACDTSRLFYVNGR; encoded by the coding sequence ATGCTAATCAAGTCTGCTGATGACAAAGAGGCTTTGATCAGAACGCTCGAAGCAATCAAGAGGGTTCCTGGCCTGTCGGCCCACAAACGAATGTTGGTGGAGCAGGAGCTTCGAACGACGATAGCGGGGGTGAGAGGCGAAGCCGACACTGCCTATGAAATCGAGTTCTATTTGGGAGAGAGCCAGAACACGATGATCCTTCATGATCTGCGCTTCGAACTGGAAGATGGCCGTTCAGTGCAGATTGATCATCTGCTGATCCACCGTACCGGGAAGATCTGGGTTCTGGAAAGCAAGCGTGTTGCGAAGGGGATCAAGATCACCGAGGACGGCGAGTTTCTTCGCTGGAATGGCCGGACTTACGATGGGATGGCGTCGCCCCTCGAGCAAAATAGGCGACACGTCGAGGTGTTGCGTGCAGTGCTTCGTCATGTGAAGTCTTCGTTCGAAATCAGGAGCATTCACTCGTACGTGGTCGTGTCATCCAAGGCTCGGATCGATCGCCCGCGGAAAGGAAAGTTTGACACCGCGCTCATCGTCAAGGCCGATCTCCTTTTGCAGAACTTTGACAAGGACCTCGACAAGTTAGGCTTCTTCGACGTGGTCGGCGCGATCTTCGCCAGTGGCGGGCACAAGGACCTGGCACAGGAGCTAGTTACGCTTCACCGTCCGATCGAGTTCGATTATGCGGCCCGCTTCGATGTACCCCGCGAGGCTATCGAGCGTCAGCTCAATCCCACTCCTGCGACGATTGTTTCGCCTGCCGCGACAGACAAACAGGCCGAGTCCGCTGCGGCGCCGAAAGTCGCTGCTGCACCTAAATCCTCCCCCGATTCGATGTCGTGGCCCGACGGCTACGGTCCCGACATCCCTGCGGACAAATGGGTACCACCGAGCGTGCGTGGCACCTTCGCGGGGCAGTCTTCTCCCGCAGAATCCGTCATGACCGCGCAACGTGCCAGCAGCGAGGCAGGTCCACAATCGAGTGGCGATCATCGGTGTCGACACTGTCGGTCCACTGCACTTATGGTGACGTACGGCCAGTACGGATACTACTTCAAGTGCCAGGACTGCGAAGGGAACACCCCGATCAAGGTCAGTTGCGGACATGATGGGCATAAAGAGCGCATTCGGAAAGAAGGTGAGAAGTTTTACCGAGAATGCGCAGCTTGCGATACGAGTCGCCTGTTTTACGTCAATGGCCGATGA